The proteins below come from a single Oncorhynchus keta strain PuntledgeMale-10-30-2019 chromosome 1, Oket_V2, whole genome shotgun sequence genomic window:
- the LOC118359448 gene encoding unconventional myosin-Vb has translation MIGTMELYAKGASVWVPDPEAVWVSAKLLKDYNLGDENVVLQISDGREVQYPVASPSGLPPLANPDILEGENDLTALSFLHEPAVLHNLRVRFLDYSSIYTYCGIVLVALNPYDQLPIYGEEVIDAYSGQDMADMEPHIFSVAEEAYRTMTREEKNQSIIISGESGAGKTVSAKFTMRYFAVVGGAAQQTSVEERVLASNPIMESIGNAKTTRNDNSSRFGKYIEIGFGRKGDIIGANMRTYLLEKSRVVFQASQERNYHIFYQLCASRDLPELRVLKLGGAETFRYTNQGGEDSMQIPGTDDVVDLERTRNAFTILGVPPDQQMELFRILAAVLHLGNVNIQASGRGGDRSYIDGEERSLSVFSKLLGVERTQMAHWLCHRRLTVGGEMLVKPMPGQQSLEARDALAKHVYGQLFTWTVTRLNSALRAQSEKPKSFIGVLDIYGFETFERNSFEQFCINYANEKLQQQFNRHVFQLEQEEYVREELPWSRIEFSDNQPCIALIEGQLGLLDLLDEECRMPKGSEESWARKLYDQHQSNNPSPHFRKPRMSNTAFIIMHFADMVQYECDGFLDKNRDTVFEEPINILRASQSELVSELFQQKPVGGSLSLSEGKSTLSNGSLRSGPGMRAQREHKLTVGFQFRQSLQLLMDTLNSTTPHYIRCIKPNDLKEPFMFDPKRAVQQLRACGVLETIRISAAGYPSRWTYAEFFSRYRVLLRGGGVQTQEQIQASCQRALPELIPDPEQYCFGKTKVFFRAGQVALLERLRAERLRAAGVVIQSWVRGWLGRRRYIKTRWATLTIQRYTRGALARRLADLLRYTKAALIIQKTYRMVAIRQMFLMIREATVTIQAFTRGSLARRQYRRVVAERAAVLLQSAVRGWLARLAYRRVRAAIVLMQCCVRRRAARRELLKLKAEARSVEKFRELNKGMEVKLMQLQLRADQKARESDALRETLQAERKAHNTELDTLRGALVKLEYQLETQLQTQQSQPSTTITEEEERRRAEEKAAQEILRLTQEVQALQVERDCLGKEKEDLTTRLLEQETAQEENVVQAVAQEGTALTAELDEERRKYQGLLREFTRLEQRYENLREMSMLTEHSKGYRRTDSNQSLIMEPPSPSPMSPPFSGPPTFPATPSFFGLPPFPSPEEVRRVSVTSPTAERRAWLSSDTLMDTLMENMGVAKDSAGKMTGEDLWHAYDAVRVANKFLENQLRSQRSQEEAELEALRLQAKRTCSDPSPSADQQYLVGLVEAREQEVCRLRRELKELRHTVTLRRLLAQTGPVLSQSTEDSSAPHAKAGTVTGLLECRKRDEAKLMKTLITDVRVDSALSLPPGLAASVLFLCVRQADCSGDEIRARSLCTAAVTAMKGALKKHCNDVDMTALWLKNACLLNDLLTQHSKQDEDLVPLTSDLSELNRALSALCIQAYQQLLSISETRLQPIIVPAMLESEMIPGLSGSGVKLGNFRKRVGSDPRGVERNAGETPSMAAVLRELGALHTALSRQALPPTLMEQAFRQLTHLLSASALNSLLLRKDMCSWSRGLQIRYNVSLLEEWLRTRGLQAGGAVALLEPLIQAAQLLQVGKKTDADAQALVHTCTALSTQQIVKILTLYTPHSDLEERVTLNFIRTVQGLLKERSDGQSPQLLMDVRRVFPVTFPSLLPPPVRADQLDIPDTLKISFLRRP, from the exons ATGATTGGAACTATGGAGTTGTACGCCAAG GGTGCCAGTGTGTGGGTACCTGACCCAGAGGCCGTGTGGGTATCAGCCAAGCTACTCAAGGACTACAACCTTGGAGATGAGAATGTGGTGCTGCAGATCAGCGATGgcagg GAGGTGCAGTACCCAGTTGCGTCACCCTCAGGCCTCCCCCCTCTGGCGAACCCTGATattctggagggagagaatgaccTCACTGCTCTCAGCTTCCTGCACGAGCCTGCTGTTCTACACAACCTGAGAGTCCGATTCCTGGACTACAGCAGCATCTACACCTACTGTG GGATTGTGTTGGTGGCCCTCAACCCATATGACCAGCTGCCCATCTATGGAGAGGAAGTGATCGATGCCTACAGTGGGCAGGACATGGCTGACATGGAGCCTCACATCTTCTCTGTGGCAGAAGAGGCCTACCGCACCATGACCAG GGAGGAGAAGAACCAGTCCATTATAATCAGTGGGGAATCTGGAGCAGGGAAAACAGTCTCTGCTAAGTTCACCATGCGCTACTTTGCTGTGGTGGGGGGAGCAGCCCAGCAGACCagtgtggaggagagagtactGGCCTCCAACCCTATCATGGAG TCCATTGGGAATGCTAAGACTACACGCAATGACAACAGTAGCCGGTTTGGGAAGTACATTGAGATCGGCTTCGGACGGAAGGGGGACATCATTGGGGCCAACATGAGGACGTACCTGCTGGAGAAGTCTCGAGTCGTCTTCCAGGCGTCACAGGAGAGAAACTACCACATCTTCTACCAGCTGTGTGCTTCTAGAGACCTGCCAGAGTTGAGAGTCCTCAAACTGG GTGGTGCGGAAACGTTCCGCTACACGAACCAAGGAGGGGAAGATTCCATGCAGATCCCAGGCACTGATGATGTTGTAGATCTGGAGCGCACTCGCAATGCTTTCACCATTCTAG GTGTGCCTCCGGACCAGCAGATGGAGCTCTTCAGGATCCTTGCAGCTGTTCTGCACCTGGGCAATGTCAACATCCAGGCCAGTGGGAGAGGTGGTGATCGAAGTTACATTGAT GGGGAGGAGCGTTCCCTGTCGGTGTTCTCCAAGCTGCTGGGGGTGGAGAGGACCCAGATGGCCCACTGGCTGTGCCACCGCAGGCTGACAGTAGGGGGAGAGATGCTGGTCAAGCCCATGCCTGGTCAGCAGTCCCTAGAAGCCCGGGATGCCCTGGCCAAGCATGTGTACGGTCAGCTGTTCACCTGGACAGTGACCCGGCTCAACTCAGCCCTCCGAGCCCAGAGCGAGAAGCCCAAGTCATTTATTGGGGTGCTGGACATCTATGG GTTTGAGACATTTGAAAGGAACAGTTTTGAACAGTTCTGTATAAATTACGCCAATGAGAAATTGCAGCAGCAATTCAACAGG CACGTGTTCCAGTTGGAGCAGGAGGAGTATGTCCGTGAGGAGCTGCCGTGGAGCAGGATAGAGTTCAGTGATAACCAGCCGTGCATCGCTCTCATCGAGGGACAGCTGGGCCTGCTCGACCTGCTGGATGAGGAGTgcagg ATGCCCAAAGGTTCAGAGGAGAGCTGGGCTAGGAAGCTGTATGATCAGCATCAGAGTAACAACCCCAGTCCACACTTCCGCAAACCTCGAATGTCCAACACTGCCTTCATCATCATGCACTTTGCTGACATG GTCCAATATGAATGTGATGGGTTTTTAGACAAGAACCGGGATACAGTTTTTGAGGAACCCATCAACATCCTAAGAGCCAGTCAG TCTGAGCTGGTGTCTGAGCTGTTCCAGCAGAAGCCAGTAGGGGGCAGTCTGTCCCTCTCAGAGGGGAAGTCCACTTTGTCCAATGGCAGTCTGCGCTCTGGCCCTGGGATGAGAGCTCAGCGGGAACACAAACTCACTGTGGGCTTCCAG TTCCGTCAGTCTCTGCAGCTGCTGATGGACACTCTGAACAGCACCACCCCCCACTACATCCGCTGTATTAAGCCCAATGACCTCAAAGAGCCTTTTAT GTTTGACCCTAAAAGGGCCGTCCAGCAGCTGCGAGCCTGTGGGGTGCTAGAGACCATACGCATCAGTGCTGCAGGCTACCCATCCAG GTGGACTTATGCAGAGTTCTTCAGCCGGTACCGGGTGCTGCTGCGTGGGGGCGGGGTTCAGACTCAGGAACAGATCCAGGCGTCGTGCCAGAGGGCCCTGCCGGAGCTCATTCCAGACCCGGAGCAGTATTGCTTTGGGAAGACCAAGGTGTTCTTCCGTGCTGGGCAGGTGGCTCTGCTGGAGAGGCTGAGGGCAGAGAGACTGAGGGCGGCCGGGGTGGTCATCCAGAGCTGGGTCAGAGGCTGGCTGGGCCGCAGGCGATACATCAAGACACGCTGGGCAACACTCACCATCCAGAGATACACAAGAGGAGCCCTGGCAAGGCG GCTGGCAGACCTTCTGCGCTACACCAAGGCAGCGCTGATCATCCAGAAGACATACCGTATGGTGGCGATAAGACAGATGTTTCTGATGATTCGCGAGGCCACCGTCACCATCCAGGCTTTCACCAGGGGCTCGCTGGCACGACGCCAATACAGACGG gtggTGGCAGAGCGGGCTGCGGTGTTGCTCCAGTCTGCAGTGCGTGGCTGGCTGGCCCGCCTTGCTTACAGGAGGGTGAGGGCCGCCATAGTGTTGATGCAGTGTTGTGTGAGGCGGCGGGCTGCCAGGAGGGAGCTGCTGAAGCTGAAGGCAGAGGCTCGCTCGGTGGAGAAGTTCAGAGAACTCAACAAGGGCATGGAGGTCAAACTGATGCAGCTGCAGCTCAGGGCTGACCAGAAG GCCAGGGAGAGCGATGCTCTGAGAGAGACCCTCCAGGCGGAGCGTAAGGCCCACAACACTGAGCTGGACACCCTGCGGGGGGCGCTAGTTAAGCTGGAGTACCAGTTAGAGACCCAGCTCCAGACTCAGCAGTCTCAGCCCAGCACCACcatcacagaggaggaggagaggaggagggcagaggagaaagCAGCCCAGGAGATCCTACGACTCACACAG GAGGTGCAGGCCCTGCAGGTTGAGAGGGACTGTTtggggaaagagaaggaggatcTGACCACTCGATTACTGGAGCAGGAGACAGCTCAGGAGG AGAATGTAGTACAGGCTGTGGCCCAGGAAGGTACAGCTCTGACAGCAGAgctggatgaggagaggaggaagtacCAGGGTCTGCTCAGAGAGTTCACCAGGCTGGAGCAGAGATACGAAAACCTACGGGAAATGAGCATGCTCACTGAG CACTCTAAGGGCTACAGACGGACAGATTCAAACCAAAGCCTGATCATGGAGCCCCCATCTCCTTCCCCGATGTCGCCGCCCTTTTCCGGGCCCCCTACCTTCCCAGCCACACCTTCCTTCTTcggcctccctcccttcccctctccggaggaggtgaggagggttAGTGTGACGTCCCCCACCGCAGAGAGGAGGGCCTGGCTTAGCTCTGACACACTCATG GACACTTTGATGGAGAATATGGGTGTGGCTAAAGACTCAGCCGGGAAGATGACCGGAGAAGACCTATGGCACGCCTATGATGCTGTACGAGTGGCCAACAA GTTCCTGGAGAACCAGCTGCGTAGCCAGCGCTCTCAGGAGGAGGCGGAGCTGGAGGCTCTGCGGCTGCAGGCTAAACGGACGTGCTCTGATCCCTCCCCCTCTGCAGACCAGCAG TACCTGGTGGGACTGGTGGAAGCCAGGGAGCAGGAGGTCTGCAGACTGAGGAGAGAACTGAAGGAGCtgagacacacagtcacactcagAAGACTACTGGCACAGACAG GCCCAGTGCTTTCCCAGTCCACAGAGGATTCCTCTGCCCCCCATGCCAAAGCTGGGACTGTCACAGGGCTGCTGGAGTGTAGGAAGAGGGATGAGGCCAAGCTCATGAAGACTCTCATCACAG ACGTGAGGGTGGACAGtgccctctccctgccacctgGCCTGGCCGCTAGTGTGCTGTTCCTGTGTGTACGCCAGGCAGACTGTAGCGGAGACGAAATCCGCGCCCGCTCTCTCTGCACTGCTGCTGTCACTGCCATGAAGGGGGCTCTGaaa AAACACTGTAATGATGTGGACATGACAGCACTGTGGCTGAAAAATGCCTGCCTTCTCAATGACCTACTGACCCAGCACTCCAAACAG GATGAGGATTTGGTTCCGTTGACCTCTGACCTGAGTGAGTTAAACCGTGCTCTGAGTGCCCTCTGTATCCAGGCCTATCAGCAGCTCCTGTCCATCTCAGAAACCCGCCTGCAGCCCATCATTG TTCCTGCCATGCTGGAGAGTGAGATGATCCCAGGACTGTCTGGGTCGGGGGTGAAGCTGGGGAACTTTAGGAAGCGTGTGGGGTCTGATCCCAGGGGCGTAGAGAGGAATGCAGGGGAGACCCCTAGTATGGCTGCAGTGCTGAGGGAGCTGGGTGCCCTACACACGGCCCTGTCCCGCCAGGCCCTACCCCCCACCCTGATGGAGCAGGCCTTCCGTCAGCTCACCCACCTCCTTTCTGCCTCTGCCCTCAACAGCCTGCTGCTACGCAAGGACATGTGTAGCTGGAGCCGAGGCTTGCAGATACG GTATAATGTGAGTCTGCTGGAGGAGTGGCTGCGGACCCGTGGGCTGCAGGCAGGGGGAGCTGTGGCCCTGTTGGAGCCTCTCATCCAGGCCGCTCAGCTCCTGCAAGTGGGCAAGAAGACAGACGCTGACGCACAGGCCCTCGTTCACACCTGCACTGCCCTGTCTACCCAGCAG ATTGTGAAGATTCTGACCCTGTACACCCCTCACAGTGACCTAGAGGAGAGGGTGACACTCAATTTTATCCGCACAGTGCAG
- the LOC118389633 gene encoding methyl-CpG-binding domain protein 3-like isoform X2, whose amino-acid sequence MDKNDPTGKKFRSKPQLARYLGNQMDLSSFDFRTGKMLMSKLNKNRQRLRYDNSNQTKGKPDLNTSLPVRQTASIFKQPVTKVTNHPSNKVKTDPQKAVDQPRQLFWEKKLGGLDAFDIAEELVKTMDLPKGLQGVGPGCTDKTLLSAIASALHTSAAPITGQLSAAVEKNPGVWLNTSQPLCKAFIVTDEDIRKQEELVYSVRKKLEEALMADMLAHVEEAASEGDSLEEDNDDMETV is encoded by the exons ATGGACAAAAACGA TCCAACCGGGAAGAAGTTTCGGAGCAAGCCTCAGCTGGCTCGTTACCTTGGCAACCAGATGGACCTCAGCTCCTTTGACTTCCGCACAGGGAAGATGCTCATGAGTAAACTGAACAAGAACAGGCAGAGACTGCGCTATGACAACAGCAATCAGACCAAG GGCAAGCCAGACCTGAACACATCACTCCCCGTCAGACAGACTGCTTCCATCTTTAAGCAACCTGTCACCAAGGTTACCAACCACCCCAGCAACAAAGTCAAGACAGATCCACAGAAAGCCGTCGACCAGCCGAGACAG CTTTTCTGGGAGAAGAAGCTTGGTGGTCTCGATGCCTTTGACATCGCAGAGGAGCTAGTGAAGACAATGGACCTGCCTAAAGGTCTTCAAG GAGTTGGACCTGGATGTACAGACAAGACTCTACTGTCAGCGATAGCCAGCGCCCTGCACACTAGTGCAGCCCCCATCACCGGTCAGCTGTCTGCAGCCGTGGAGAAGAACCCAGGGGTGTGGCTCAACACATCGCAGCCCCTGTGCAAGGCCTTCATTGTCACTGACGAGGACATCAG GAAGCAGGAGGAGCTGGTGTACAGTGTGAGGAAGAAGCTGGAGGAGGCTCTAATGGCGGACATGTTGGCTCATGTGGAGGAAGCAGCCAGCGAGGGCGACTCACTCGAGGAGGACAACGACGACATGGAGACTGTATAG
- the LOC118389633 gene encoding methyl-CpG-binding domain protein 3-like isoform X1, whose protein sequence is MEKKRWACLALPKGWQIEEVTRKSGLSAGKRDVYYFSPTGKKFRSKPQLARYLGNQMDLSSFDFRTGKMLMSKLNKNRQRLRYDNSNQTKGKPDLNTSLPVRQTASIFKQPVTKVTNHPSNKVKTDPQKAVDQPRQLFWEKKLGGLDAFDIAEELVKTMDLPKGLQGVGPGCTDKTLLSAIASALHTSAAPITGQLSAAVEKNPGVWLNTSQPLCKAFIVTDEDIRKQEELVYSVRKKLEEALMADMLAHVEEAASEGDSLEEDNDDMETV, encoded by the exons ATGGAGAAGAAAAGGTGGGCATGCTTGGCTCTCCCCAAGGGCTGGCAGATCGAAGAAGTGACCAGAAAGTCCGGTTTGTCTGCGGGAAAAAGAGATGTATATTATTTTAG TCCAACCGGGAAGAAGTTTCGGAGCAAGCCTCAGCTGGCTCGTTACCTTGGCAACCAGATGGACCTCAGCTCCTTTGACTTCCGCACAGGGAAGATGCTCATGAGTAAACTGAACAAGAACAGGCAGAGACTGCGCTATGACAACAGCAATCAGACCAAG GGCAAGCCAGACCTGAACACATCACTCCCCGTCAGACAGACTGCTTCCATCTTTAAGCAACCTGTCACCAAGGTTACCAACCACCCCAGCAACAAAGTCAAGACAGATCCACAGAAAGCCGTCGACCAGCCGAGACAG CTTTTCTGGGAGAAGAAGCTTGGTGGTCTCGATGCCTTTGACATCGCAGAGGAGCTAGTGAAGACAATGGACCTGCCTAAAGGTCTTCAAG GAGTTGGACCTGGATGTACAGACAAGACTCTACTGTCAGCGATAGCCAGCGCCCTGCACACTAGTGCAGCCCCCATCACCGGTCAGCTGTCTGCAGCCGTGGAGAAGAACCCAGGGGTGTGGCTCAACACATCGCAGCCCCTGTGCAAGGCCTTCATTGTCACTGACGAGGACATCAG GAAGCAGGAGGAGCTGGTGTACAGTGTGAGGAAGAAGCTGGAGGAGGCTCTAATGGCGGACATGTTGGCTCATGTGGAGGAAGCAGCCAGCGAGGGCGACTCACTCGAGGAGGACAACGACGACATGGAGACTGTATAG